A region from the Ammospiza caudacuta isolate bAmmCau1 chromosome 4, bAmmCau1.pri, whole genome shotgun sequence genome encodes:
- the WFS1 gene encoding wolframin, which produces MNSVPDPTSSPSHPQQHLGRSQLNAAPVAHSGNSQRPGTSSGDSAASSVPGYSRSREKTEKKEGMKEEPEVLFEDLLERAKAGEPKAQTEVGKHFLKLAEEEDEELNNCSAVDWFILAAKQGRREAVKLLRRCLEDRRGITSENEEEVKKLTSETDLERAVRKAALVMYWKLNPKKKKQLAVSELLENVGQVDNEDGEKHPGPVPKSVQKQRRMLERLVNSESKKFIALDDFVEITKKYAKGIIPSNLIMQEEEDDELAGKSPEELPLRLKVFKYPLHAIMEIKEYLIDIASKAGMHWLSTIVPTHHINALIFFFIISNLTIDFFAFIIPLVIFYLSFISMVICTLKVFQDSKAWENFRALTDLLLRFEPNLDVEQAEVNFGWNHLEPYFYFLLSVFFVIFSFPIASKDCIPCSELATVSVFFTVTSYMSLSTCAEPYTRRALMTETAAGCLSLLQVLPGNFGYLKFLGKTFFTVPVGHFFVINVSIPCLLFLYLFYLFFRMAQLRNFKGTYCYLVPYLVCFMWCELSVVILRESSGIGLVRASIGYFLFLFALPVLGVGIALMCLVHFIKWFLSLELMKIVVTLVLCAVPLLFRWWTKVNFSVVEVVKSLTRSSIVKLILVWITAVVLFCWFYVYRSEGMKVYNSTLTWNQYGFLCGPRAWKETNMARTQILCSHLEGHRVTWTGRFKYVRVTEIDNSAESAINMLPFFIGDWMRCLYGETYPLCDPKNVTLEEEELCRLKFLTKHKCHMKMFDRYKFEITVGMPFSSKNGSKPIEEDDITKDIVLKASNEFKKVLLNLRQGSIIEFSTILEGRLGSKWPVFELKAITCLNCMSKLLPAGRHVKIEQDWRSTVHKAIKFAFDFFFFPFLSAA; this is translated from the exons ATGAATTCAGTTCCTGATCCCACCTCAAGTCCCTCTCACCCCCAGCAGCATCTTGGAAGGTCCCAGCTAaatgctgctcctgtggcccATAGTGGGAACAGTCAGAGACCTGGAACCTCTTCAGGAGATTCTGCAGCTTCTTCAGTTCCTGGCTACTCCCGTAGcagggagaaaacagaaaaaaagg AGGGCATGAAGGAAGAACCTGAAGTGCTCTTTGAAGACCTGCTTGAGAGGGCCAAAGCTGGAGAGCCAAAAGCACAAACAGAg GTGGGGAAGCACTTCCTGAAATTagcagaagaggaggatgaagaacTCAACAATTGTAGTGCAGTTGACTGGTTCATCCTTGCTGCTAAGCAAGGTCGAAGAGAAGCTGTCAAACTCTTGCGTAGATGCCTGGAAGACAGAAGAG gCATAACTTCTGAGAATGAGGAAGAAGTGAAAAAGTTAACATCTGAGACTGACTTGGAGAGGGCTGTTCGAAAAGCTGCCTTGGTCATGTATTGGAAATTAAATCCAAAAAAGAAGAAGCAATTAGCTgtttctgagctgctggaaaatgTTGGGCAAGTTGACAATGAAG ATGGTGAGAAGCATCCTGGCCCAGTCCCAAAGTCCGTGCAGAAGCAGAGAAGGATGCTGGAGCGATTGGTGAACAGTGAAT cTAAAAAATTTATTGCTTTGGATGACTTTGTTGAAATTACCAAGAAGTACGCAAAGGGAATCATCCCATCCAACCTGATtatgcaggaggaggaagatgatgaGTTGGCAGGGAAGAGTCCTGAAGAGCTACCCCTACGACTGAAG gtTTTTAAATATCCACTTCATGCCATTATGGAAATTAAAGAATACCTTATAGATATTGCATCAAAGGCAGGAATGCATTGGCTGTCTACCATTGTTCCAACACACCATATCAATGCTCTCATCTTTTTCTTCATCATCAGTAATCTGACAATTGATTTTTTTGCCTTCATTATTCCATTAGTCATATTCTATTTGTCCTTTATTTCTATGGTGATTTGCACACTGAAAGTTTTTCAGGACAGTAAGGCTTGGGAAAACTTCCGTGCTTTGACTGACTTATTGCTTCGTTTTGAACCAAACCTAGATGTTGAGCAAGCTGAGGTGAACTTTGGATGGAATCACTTAGAGCcgtacttttattttttactgtcagtattctttgtaattttttccttccccataGCAAGCAAAGACTGTATACCATGCTCAGAGTTAGCTACTGTCTCAGTTTTCTTCACAGTGACAAGTTACATGAGTTTAAGCACGTGTGCAGAACCTTACACACGAAGGGCATTAATGACTGAGACAGCTGCAGGTTGCTTATCCCTGCTGCAGGTATTACCTGGGAATTTTGGCTACTTGAAATTCTTAGGGAAAACGTTCTTTACAGTTCCTGTAGGCCATTTCTTTGTGATCAATGTAAGCATCCCCTGCCTTCTGTTTTTGTACTTGTTCTATCTTTTCTTTAGAATGGCCCAACTACGGAATTTTAAAGGCACCTACTGCTACCTGGTCCCATACCTGGTGTGCTTTATGTGGTGTGAGCTCTCTGTGGTCATTCTGCGGGAGTCCTCTGGCATTGGGCTCGTTCGTGCATCCATTGGTTACTTCCTGTTCCtctttgccctgccagtgctgggtGTAGGCATTGCACTGATGTGTCTTGTCCACTTCATTAAGTGGTTTTTGTCTTTGGAGCTCATGAAAATTGTAGTGACCCTGGTTTTGTGTGCTGTTCCTTTGCTGTTTCGATGGTGGACAAAGGTTAACTTCTCTGTAGTTGAAGTGGTGAAATCGCTCACTCGGAGCTCCATTGTGAAACTCATTCTGGTGTGGATTACAGCCGTGGTGCTGTTCTGTTGGTTCTATGTGTATCGGTCTGAAGGCATGAAAGTTTACAACTCCACCCTGACGTGGAATCAGTATGGTTTCCTCTGTGGACCCCGGGCCTGGAAGGAGACCAACATGGCACGTACTCAGATTTTGTGCAGTCACCTGGAAGGACACCGAGTGACGTGGACCGGGCGGTTCAAATATGTGCGCGTGACAGAAATCGACAATAGTGCAGAATCTGCAATAAATATGCTTCCATTTTTTATTGGTGATTGGATGAGATGCTTGTATGGTGAAACCTACCCTCTCTGTGATCCCAAAAATGTTACACTGGAGGAGGAAGAATTGTGTCGTCTGAAGTTTTTGACAAAGCATAAATGCCACATGAAAATGTTTGATCGGTACAAATTTGAAATAACTGTGGGCATGCCTTTCAGTAGCAAAAATGGAAGCAAGCCTATAGAGGAGGATGATATAACCAAAGATATTGTGCTGAAGGCAAGCAATGAGTTTAAAAAGGTGTTGCTGAACTTGAGGCAAGGGAGTATAATTGAATTCAGCACAATTCTGGAGGGTCGTCTTGGCAGTAAATGGCCTGTCTTTGAACTGAAAGCAATCACTTGCTTGAATTGCATGTCTAAACTCTTACCTGCAGGGAGGCACGTGAAAATAGAGCAGGACTGGAGGAGCACAGTGCATAAAGCCATTAaatttgcttttgattttttcttcttcccattCCTGTCAGCTGCATAA